AAACTAATTAATATCTTACCtgaccaatattataaatgtggaatttagtttgtttctttgttattaTGTGTATCATAAATGTATGCTGGATAAAGTTCTGACAGATAATGTTATACTAATTTAAGTTATACTTATTAACGTCATGCGTATAACTACATTATGCGTAgatattattatgagtattttattttatggggatctgctgcagacattgagtcaatttttatcttacaaaagagagcaattagagcagtttataatttgaagacgcgtgaatctttaagatcttgttttaaggaaacagatatcctaaccctgccgtcgctttatgtttttgaaataatcatgtatgttaggaagaacatatgtgattttcccactaacgtcgataagccaaaggctactagaagcacagggaagcttaaagttccatcttacagactggctaaaaccaaaaagtcttttctgggaaattgcatacgtttttataataaaattccaaaaaatattataaatgaaacggatacaaaattcagatctataattgtcaagaagacattaatatcaaaagcgtattataaagttaatgattatatcatggacagggatatttggaaataattccgatccgcattagcgatcccttcaaatagcgaacctactgtgttaaaaataaagttgtgttaaatacttgtgatgtatacatatcatttaataatattgtaaatctgttttaaaaaaaaatatataccccgttgcgtttcttgccggattcttctcagcagaggttttttccgaaccggtggtagatttttttttgacattcataagtgcttgttatagcctaaattgaataaagatattttgactttgactttgactttgagtaggtaggtactaagcaTTATGCGTTTTTAATGCCATGCCACTTCAACGTTAGGCGTTGTCGCGTTAGGACAGTTAATGTTATGTCAATTAAAGTAGATTCCAAACTGATATTGCTTTTAAAATTACCGACAGTTACAGTTTTAAATTCAcgattaaattacattatatatttttgcaatcCAGTAGACCATGATTAACGAAAATGAGCTCCAgacgaacttcgtgtcttgccgtcccgctgtcgcTTACGTTATTTAATgtgagagtgaaagggacggtacggtacgaacttcggttttcgaatttcatagtagccccccagtagGTAAAACTATTACTAATTTATAATAAGACGTATTTGTTATGGAATTTAGATAGTGTAGACAAAATTTACTCGTGATCATAATGCACAAAACTGCGTCAATATCAGGAGGGGCTACaacgaaaatcgaaaatcgaagttcgtatcataccgtccctctcactcccgtattatATATGTTATAAGCGTCagcgaaattcgaattttgcacttcgtagtatacaTAGGGACTGATTAGTTATTTATAATGGcactttatttatatacttacctaatttcattaatattattatatgtaagtTTAAATTTCACGGCGCATTTAATTTTCTGGAAAGGATTAagcatatttttaaagtaataaataataaattaacgtACTTACGGCAGCACATAATGTGATAATCAACCAAAGCGGCAGTCCAATATCTTCCATCGCTGAATgagttatattaaattataaccaAAACACGCTCGTTTTCctgtaaatttataattaaaataagaaccGATAAATATCCACTACGTTACAATGCGAaagtctgtgtgtgtgtgtttggtaCTCTTGCAAGCTAAATCAGCTTGGTAGATTTAGATGGTATTAATATTATGAGTTAATTAGGTCATTGGCATGTTAATTTGCGTTGAAACCGCAGGctgcttactatttttggtttgCAATAAAGTGTCATAGTATTGCTTTTTTTCaggaaaagtaattcggtgacaTGATGATTCTCCTCCGGGTTGATGGGAAACGAAAGTATGacattcgattttatgcaacttAATAATGAACCAGTGTGATTGTTTCCcctagttggcaatagagagcgctgtaCACTCTTACATAAGTTtcctaattttttaattttttttattcgactggatggcaaacgagcaagtgggtctcctgatggtaagagatcaccaccgcccataaacatctgcaacaccctggtattgcaggcgcgttgccaacctagaggcctaagatgggataccttagtCCCTTTCACAACAAGGAGATGCTCCATCCTATTCGAAAAGTGATCACGGTACAAACTTTTGGGGGAATCATGAAGGAAAAAGGGTTTACTAATATGTTGCTCAAAATCGAATATCATACTTTCGTTTCCCATAACAACCtggagcagaatcatcatatcaccaaattactttttgtatatgttttttcGCATATctactatcatttctcataatttttttttaagtagcctgtatagtgtcccactgctgggcaaaagcctctcctcttgacctccacaactctcgttctgacgcaatgtcaggccagtcctttgcctacgtgtccagatcgtcccgccatctccttctcggtctgcctcgatgtcgctggccgttctccggcacccaccaagtaactgAGCGAGCCCTTGTACACAGACACTTAGACCTTGTGACAGACGtatccagcccagtcccattttagcttagcagtcTTTTTCCCAACGTCGGTTATGCGTGTTTTTCAGCGCAGCGTGGTGTTCCGGATTATGTCCATCCGTTTCACACCTAATATGCTACGCTCTATCGCTCtttggcataattttaaatcataatattaaCATGACATAATATCGGTGAGAATAATTTTTATATGTCCGAATAGTTAATTATTACGCAGAAAGGTATATCTCGATAATAtttgaagcgttaaaaacaccccagtgttgttttaattgtagttctatattaacctaacctttatAGGCAacagtaagattctggcgcttcgccagccgctgccgcggcacgctcgcttcgctcgctcggctcgcgcgctgttatGGCCGCAGTTCTAACCATACCCAACCTACTAATCTAGCTGCTATTCTGTTCTGTCGCTTCGCCTGCTGCTGTCACAGCAcacttactttgctggccttaatTTAACCTTAAccaaccttgtgcaaggtccgcccggattgctaccaccatcttgctcgctaatcctgccgtgaagcggcagtgcttgcactgttgtgtctcggcgtggagagtaagacagccggtgaaattactggcacgtgaggtatcccatcttaggcctctaggttggcaacgcgttgcaatacccctggtgttgcagatgtttatgggcggtggtggtctcttaccatcaggagacccacttgctcgtttgccatctagtcgtataaaaaaaatacggcctcaggttctctaacctctTCGCTATTCGGTCGCCATACCTATAGCAATTATTGACTTTTTCACTTTATTGGGCATAATATGCTGACACAAATTGGAAATattgaatttagtaaaattgaatttttgatGACCCTATTTCTGTGGTCAGACCTAACGAAACTGCagttaaaaagtataaaaacaaatgaatgaaaaaatcgATGTACTATATAAAACTACACATTTAATGGCGGTCTAAAAACGCGTGTATTCTTATCAGTGTTATCTAAAGTTCTAAAAAGCAATTTGATGAGGTATTTGTTACAAACAAGTTTGTTATAATCAAGGAAAATAATCAATACCGTAATCAGTATAATTTGTATAGATAATATTAATTCTATAAGCCGTCTAGAGATTATTTGTGAACATTCAGTTCAGGATAGCCACGATGGCAGTTCTCAAATTGTTCTCAATTTtctgtgttttatttgtttcctTCGTCAGTGCTGGGAAGCATGATATCTACTCCGGGTATGTCTTCATTTGTATAATTAACTACTACTACtttttttactatattattggcggtaattttgatattaacTGATAGAACAGTTTAACTTAATAACTTTTAGAAGGATTCTTTCGCAAGGCAATGATATGTGAAAGACAAACTAAAACCATGACAATATTTATCCAAATAGTATTCATCTTACTCGATAATCTAGACGCCAGGCAGTAGTGCTAGCACTTCTGTTATCTGGTGTAAATAGTACGGAAGCTGGTGTTTTCATTACAAAGTATTCTTAACCTTCAAAGTGCCAGTTTCATGGTCTAGGGTTAAGAATTTCAGCGTTAACCTTAGATCGCCCTGGACCCTCCAAACATTTTGCCGTAGAAGCCCGCCTTAAGTCTTGTGAAGGTCCATGTAGTACTGAAGCATTAGTATAATTACCAGATTCTGTCTTAATTTTCCCGTTTTCTTAACGAGATGAACGAATAACTTGGTAAAGCcacgggttcatggtggatgcagaccgcttctaaccgaagcaactggagctctatgggggaagcctataGCTAAGTGGACATCATGTGGctgatacgatgatgatgatgatgatgatcttatagtcaaaataccacttacgggacttatcacgctaacacacacgagtaatatttacctcgacgttgaTGATCTTGATGATGATTAATATGACCTTGATTTCGACCAGGTACACAGCCCACGGAGTGAAGCTTACCACCCAGTCGCACTTGCAATTGCTGGCAGAACTGAGCGAGTCTTTGAACCTGGACGAGTGGCAGCATGGCGCAGTTGGCCAGAGAGACGCTCTCTACATGGTCTCCCCGGAGAACAAGGCCAAGTTCCTTGAAGAGCTGGAAAAGAACAGTGTGGAGAACTATTTGCATCTCGAAGATGTGGCTACGTGAGTATTATAGTCCTGCGGACTAGTTGAACCAATATTGCGAGAGTTACGGGCAAGCGGTAGATATAAGAATTAATAAGCTTAAGTTGCGTTCTCAGCGGGAGgtagcctttgttcagcagtagatATCTTTCGTCATAATGAAATtttaatagtagtagtagtttttgATTATACCTAACGATGGTTATCCATTCCAGAGGAAGACGAATAACTAAAGTTGCGTCTCTCGGTCTGTAATTTCTAactattctttttctttttacccGCGGAATCAAACCTGCTCATGTTACCTCTCCATTGGACTTTAGTCTGTACAGCCagctttaaaataataaaattgtttttaaatatttgcagAGCTCTAGAAGAACACGATGCTGTTATAGCTAGATACCAACAGAGCAGGTCTTCTAGGATGGTTTTCGAGAACTACCCTCGTTATGCTGAGGTGAGCACAATTTATAGtttattgtgtcttaagggcggtatgTGAGGAATTACGCACGAGAttatattagaagcccgaagtcgaagactgagggctttaatgagtcgttgttcataattctagtaccgcccgtgcgacatacaatgtttttcatcacatttgcgagtaaaattgtatatttgtaaaaaaactaatatttttacaaatttgacgataccttaggctgcgctcttggcagcgccagtaccccgccgccctccccctccgcagcatgtgcctgacgtGTGTGCGCAGGTCCTCCTGCAGGTGCAGGTCGTGCAGCAGTAGTATTAGTAcgcagttttgcaggtggtagggccttgtgcaaggtccgcccggattgctaccaccatcttgctcgctattcctgccgtgaagcagcagtgcttgcactgttgtgtttcggcgtggagagtaagacagccggtgaaattactgacacttgaggtatcccatcttaggcttctaggttggcaacgcatctgcaatacccctggtgttgcagatgtttatgggcggtggtaagagtaccatcaggagacccactttctcgtttgccatccagtcgaataaaaaaaaaagcacaatgacTCATGCAACCGACCAAGGGTTCCACGACAAAAACAAAAGGTCGCAGATTTTATTTGGGCGGTTGCAACAGAGGTATTTAGGCCGCCGAGGTATaaacgacactgtttacgaggaagtgtgatgaaaattgattaaaatattttctgcATATCGTAGCTAAAAGGCTGTATTGTCTATCTAACACATGAACGATCGTGACCCCCTTGCAATATCTTATTCTATCCTTATCTTATACCGTTGGACAGAAAGAAATAGTAAATGTGATTGTGATTCTGCTTATTTGTGAACCATCTAACGTGATATTTCACCCAGGGTAGAAGCCTACCAGTATTTTTAGTTACAAATTAAATCGGTGGTAAATTAATTCATCAGGAAGTATTTACAACTTAACTTTCTTAgactaaaaataactttaatacaatacaatattcttgattgatcaccaaaagcagtagagagacataacaaaaaaatgtaattaaaaaatgaataaaaatttcataaatatttttcttacagTTATTAATCTGTAAGATCTATATTCAAATACaaatcgtttattctgtaaatatttaGGCCGCTTTTAcatgttgaaaatacaaactgaaatatagatgcacagaaaaaccagaaaaataagaccatcactgggaatcgaacccaggtcctcggtattccgtaccgcgtgctataccgctacaccactgatggtcaacggtaccgacatgaatttcccctatgcacctcatatctcagcttgtttgtttcttatttagccacttaagcagtgacgctagcgacatctatgccgtagtcctcatcgagaaactttttcggcactccattggaactaaccgctcacccggacaagagatatcgttactaagcaatcaaattaagattggttttttgaaatctttttgtattttttatttcaattccaaatttttacttttacggtcatcccgtaaaacctaaattgaaaatatgtattttttttaacttccagCCTTTTCGGAAAACCCAcaattgccaagaagaatgcgcagcAACAAACTtgggatttttttcaaaatctgtAATTGCAAATACTTCTAAACTACAGTacctataaaattaaagaaaaaatgacatgaaaaaaaattcaggGATGTGAGGGTTCACtataagtttataaatattcataataaatattcaGTGCTAACAGAGCCACTCTCTTAAGCAATAAAATGAACGTAGGGTCATTTAAGATGATTATTCACTTAGAAATCTATCAATTAAAGATAACAATTTAATAATAGGTCTCGTTATTACTCACTTTTTAGGTATACAATGCTAGAAAAAGgtttaaaaaactttatcattacgacatgaaatttttatttttttaggtcgACGCCTACTTGGAAAGAATTGCAGCTGAATACCCTGACATCGTTACTCTGGTCAACGCTGGAAGTAGTTTCGAAAACCGGGCCATCAAGTACTTAAAGgtaatattttagtttagttttctgCTATTGCTTTTCGAACAGACCCTTGCTGTTATCCTCAGATGGATTTTACAGCATACCGGAGAGAGAGAGCTGCCAGACGGGCAGCTCAGCAAGGAAAAAATTTCCTTAGCATGCCGAATGCTCCTATTGAGTCGACCTTTCAAAGTTCTCAAAGATTCTCGAGTAgagatcgcggatcggcaagcgcagcgcaggacgtccaccaacaagatggacggatgacctggctaatgtcgcgggttcacggtggatgcaagccgtttCCAACcaaggcaactggaggtctattgggggaggtctatgtccaacagtggcgtcctatggctgatatgatgatgataatgatgatggtgacgatgAGTCGACCTCAGTCTTTGGACGCTACCTTCCTGGTTTTTGCAAGCAATCTGATTTTAGAAATTTGATTGCTACATCGTTTTAGAAAGAGTTTTTGACTTTACGTAAACTAAATATCTCCATTTCACCAGTCATGACTCATTCTTATCATCTACTCTGCTTGCACCTTATCTTAATCGTGCACTCAATTAACTACAATCGGAAGACTAATCccagtttatttgtaattaattaatataattaatttattcatataaTTACATCCATTATTGTTAGTAAAaagcatacaaataatttattaatctaTTGTGTTAGTAAAATTACAGTTAAATGGTTGGTTAGTTTAATGGTGTTTTCATGCGGTGTTATGCAATATTTCAATCCAAGTTATGCGAcaattaatacataatttaactAATGCATTTGTTAAACTTGTTTTAAACTACTTTGACCGACAATGTCATCTTCACGCTAGCCTATCCACCTATTGCGGCAGCCAAATTATTGTGATTGCCGGAATTActttcattattatcatcatcatctcagtctattaacgccccactgctgggcacaggcctcctctaagaatgagaggacttgggccgtagtcccCACGGGGGCAAAACATAATTGCTCTATAAAATTTTGAACCTAATTAAAGGATCCTTATCATGAAGACAGCCAAGCGAACAGCTTCTCTCAAGAAATTTGGCTAATGAAGTTTGCATAGTTCAGATCACTACTGTGACCCATAAACATTAATGTTCTAACTACGTTAGGCGATTGCCGGAACGATTTTCATGCGACAAATCTATAATATTAAGTTACTAACTTGAGGTTCTCTAGGTAGTCTATGTGTAATAATCATCACCGTTTAACCTCAGATTGTTACCAGAAAAATTTTCTTGCAGAAAATCTAATACATACTTAGGCTTTTTTGTAAAGTACAACCCTATACATTCAGTCAGAACTAGCCACTTTATTTTATGCTTCTAATTCACGAACCTGACAAGGAATAATGTTTACAACAAATCAAAACACATCGCTGACTCCAGGAGTAATCCGGCAGGCTGGTTGTCACCTTATCTTGCGAAAGCTTCCAAACAAtctagtcataattttgttttcagATTTCGACTACAAATTTCACTGACACCTCCAAGCCCATCTACTACATGGATGCCATGATCCATTCTCGTGAATGGGTCACAACTCCCGTGGCTCTCTACAGCATTCATCGTCTGGTGGAAGACTTGCGTGAACAGGACCGCGATCTGCTTGAGACCATTGACTGGATCATACATCCTATAGTTAACCCTGATGGTTATGAATACACGCATACCAATGTGAGTATAGCTAGGGCCTCTAGATCATAATTTGTAACGCAGCGCTGCAGTAAGCGAATCATACGCAGCATCATGACTTGTTCTTCGGTGTTAACGCATACTGCGACGGAGCAAGAGATCATTCTAGACGTTTTTATGGAATATGTGTACGACAACGCATGCCACAACATAATGCGTTGTGACAAGAGACCCTGTTTAAGAGAAGAAGCGGAAAAACATAATGTATTTCTGAAGAGCAAGACCTTAGTTATTTCAGTTTAAATGTCAAAAGCTACTCAACAAATACTCGCCGTGGACACCTAATTCATTAAGTTTGACCACCTACTAAGTTTCTGGTAATATCTTTAAAATTT
The sequence above is a segment of the Choristoneura fumiferana chromosome 9, NRCan_CFum_1, whole genome shotgun sequence genome. Coding sequences within it:
- the LOC141431470 gene encoding carboxypeptidase B-like; protein product: MAVLKLFSIFCVLFVSFVSAGKHDIYSGYTAHGVKLTTQSHLQLLAELSESLNLDEWQHGAVGQRDALYMVSPENKAKFLEELEKNSVENYLHLEDVATALEEHDAVIARYQQSRSSRMVFENYPRYAEVDAYLERIAAEYPDIVTLVNAGSSFENRAIKYLKISTTNFTDTSKPIYYMDAMIHSREWVTTPVALYSIHRLVEDLREQDRDLLETIDWIIHPIVNPDGYEYTHTNVRLWRRTRSYYPEISETCWGIDANRNFDVSFNTVGVSSNPCSDVYPGHEPFSEVESRIVRDIIQEHLDRMQLYMNIHSHGNWVLYGFGNASLPANVAQIHHVGATMGAEMDAVKLPEAGYYLVGNSALILYATSGSAQDYGQDVGVPFSYTLELPGYGQDFRVPPQYIDHINAETWRGLAATARLARVYYNARNAN